A window of Tautonia plasticadhaerens contains these coding sequences:
- a CDS encoding ATP-grasp domain-containing protein codes for MAVEPLLLVGLDPPESAELCRRLDRPVLAFETQPRIRVDRGSLLVEHPRFMGHFVPVERVAYHAIFGDDFDFLAALALWGGPCLPGARGMMDLRLRLPGLVRALAVTRFGGIARGYADRGTTVAAGGPTVAKWGNWHCGEDKARFDDAWTAEVPTLFEQFVEGEAVRIVLVGEHPWQARMAGEGWLKSIHDPRAAFMPIDPELLDDARRLAHHFGLASVGVDYIVAPDGGRYLLEVNHVPNVTVFPEVREAYLDLVARWAGEPASD; via the coding sequence ATGGCCGTGGAACCGCTGCTGCTCGTGGGCCTCGACCCGCCCGAGTCCGCCGAACTCTGTCGCCGCCTCGACCGGCCCGTGCTGGCCTTCGAGACCCAGCCCCGCATCCGGGTGGACCGGGGGAGCCTGCTCGTCGAGCATCCCCGGTTCATGGGCCACTTCGTCCCCGTCGAGCGGGTCGCCTACCACGCCATCTTCGGCGACGACTTCGACTTCCTCGCCGCCCTGGCCCTCTGGGGCGGGCCGTGCCTGCCCGGCGCCCGTGGCATGATGGACCTGCGGCTCCGGTTACCCGGCCTGGTCCGGGCGCTGGCGGTCACCCGCTTCGGCGGCATCGCCAGGGGCTACGCCGACCGGGGGACGACCGTCGCCGCCGGGGGGCCGACGGTCGCCAAGTGGGGCAATTGGCATTGCGGCGAGGACAAGGCCCGCTTCGACGACGCCTGGACCGCCGAGGTGCCGACGCTCTTCGAGCAGTTCGTCGAGGGGGAGGCCGTCCGCATCGTCCTGGTCGGCGAGCACCCCTGGCAGGCTCGCATGGCGGGCGAGGGCTGGCTGAAGTCGATCCACGACCCGAGGGCCGCCTTCATGCCGATCGACCCGGAGCTGCTCGACGACGCCCGGAGGCTGGCCCACCATTTCGGACTGGCGAGCGTCGGCGTGGACTACATCGTGGCCCCGGACGGCGGGCGATATCTTCTGGAGGTCAACCACGTCCCCAACGTGACCGTCTTCCCGGAGGTCCGAGAGGCGTACCTGGATCTGGTCGCCCGCTGGGCGGGCGAGCCGGCGTCGGACTGA
- a CDS encoding sterol desaturase family protein, with translation MNDPDLLLRIKAAVAVGLLGLFWTWETWAPLVVGRSRRLRHDLRNWALALLNVAVVGGLLGGLTSLALAWAEGAGFGLLRRTAIPPWAATVLALVLLDGWTYLWHRANHAVPLLWRFHRVHHSDPEMDASTATRFHVGEILLSALARLPMLVLLGIGLVPLILYETVLLAATLFHHGNVGLPERWDRLLRLVIVSPAMHRVHHSRRVVETDSNYASVLSAWDRLARTYRTALDPRRVRLGLDGWSEDRWQTVLGMLRSPFAADPTATEPARRPPEARTPEREAAGAIR, from the coding sequence ATGAACGACCCCGACCTGCTGCTCCGCATCAAGGCGGCCGTCGCCGTCGGCCTGCTCGGGCTCTTCTGGACCTGGGAGACCTGGGCGCCGCTGGTCGTCGGCCGGTCCCGTCGCCTGCGGCACGACCTGCGGAACTGGGCGTTGGCCCTGCTCAACGTCGCCGTCGTGGGCGGGCTGCTGGGCGGCCTGACGTCCCTGGCCCTGGCCTGGGCCGAGGGCGCCGGCTTCGGCCTGCTCCGCCGGACGGCGATCCCGCCCTGGGCGGCGACCGTGCTGGCCCTGGTGCTGCTCGACGGCTGGACGTACCTCTGGCACCGGGCCAACCACGCCGTCCCGCTGCTCTGGCGGTTCCACCGGGTCCATCACAGCGACCCGGAGATGGATGCCAGCACGGCGACCCGGTTCCACGTCGGCGAGATCCTCCTGTCCGCCCTGGCCCGCCTGCCGATGCTGGTGCTGCTGGGCATCGGGCTGGTGCCGCTGATCCTGTACGAGACGGTGCTGCTGGCGGCGACCCTGTTCCACCACGGCAACGTCGGCCTGCCCGAGCGCTGGGACCGGCTGCTCCGGCTGGTGATCGTCAGCCCGGCGATGCACCGGGTCCACCACTCCCGTCGGGTCGTCGAGACCGACTCCAACTACGCCTCGGTGCTCTCGGCCTGGGACCGGCTGGCGCGGACCTACCGCACGGCCCTCGACCCCCGGCGGGTCCGACTGGGGCTGGACGGCTGGTCCGAGGACCGATGGCAGACGGTCCTGGGCATGCTCCGCTCGCCGTTCGCCGCCGACCCGACGGCGACGGAGCCCGCCCGCCGCCCGCCCGAGGCCCGGACGCCCGAGCGTGAGGCGGCGGGCGCCATCCGATAG
- a CDS encoding disulfide bond formation protein B → MESLSSPQRTPAWLVAALVVGVAASVGSVLLSVGMGLRACPLCFYQRTFVFSMTAVLGVGLALRREVRPGALARLALPLAVAGLGVAGFHVSLEWRGILECPAGLLGLGTVPLQSLLAHLLLAGLLVVGAARGPEGRPSALAVALLVALGLVLAFACVRSAPPLPPPNPTYGPDGGRILLGCEPAVTP, encoded by the coding sequence ATGGAATCTTTGTCGAGCCCGCAGCGAACCCCCGCATGGCTGGTGGCGGCCCTGGTCGTGGGCGTGGCCGCCTCGGTCGGCAGCGTCCTGCTCAGCGTGGGGATGGGGCTGCGGGCCTGCCCGCTGTGCTTCTACCAGCGGACGTTCGTCTTCAGCATGACGGCCGTGCTCGGCGTGGGCCTGGCCCTTCGCCGGGAGGTGCGGCCGGGGGCGCTGGCCCGGCTCGCCCTGCCGCTGGCGGTCGCCGGGCTGGGGGTGGCCGGCTTCCACGTCTCGCTGGAGTGGCGGGGCATCCTGGAGTGCCCGGCGGGGCTGCTCGGGCTCGGCACCGTGCCGCTCCAGAGCCTCCTGGCCCACCTCCTCCTGGCCGGGCTGCTCGTGGTCGGGGCGGCCCGCGGCCCGGAGGGCAGGCCGTCCGCACTCGCCGTGGCGCTCCTGGTCGCCCTCGGGCTGGTGCTGGCCTTCGCCTGCGTCCGGAGTGCGCCGCCGCTGCCGCCGCCCAACCCGACCTACGGCCCCGACGGCGGGCGTATCCTGCTCGGCTGCGAGCCGGCGGTGACCCCATGA
- a CDS encoding LysR substrate-binding domain-containing protein, translated as MPSTGPIPHLETFCKAAELASFTRAAEALGLTQAAVSQHVRSLERELGVPLFHRRAGRVELADAGRTLYDYARRILDLHDEARAALGLDTPGSEGEVRLAASTVPAECLLPELLGRFRAAHPGIRVVAEVCDSESAVEALEQGKATIALVGRPVAAPWAESWPFASDRLTLVVSGRHEWAGRASVSAEELRTRPLAVREPGSGSRRCLEKALEPLGLTLDDLSVLLELGSNPAIRETAARGVVAAFASAQAVAGELASGRLHEVAVEGLGGLDRLLYVAVDRRRALPPPARAFLRFVREQPSPATAP; from the coding sequence ATGCCGAGCACGGGGCCGATCCCGCACCTGGAGACCTTCTGCAAGGCCGCCGAGCTGGCCAGCTTCACCCGGGCGGCCGAGGCCCTCGGCCTGACCCAGGCCGCCGTCAGCCAGCACGTCCGCTCCCTGGAGCGGGAGCTGGGCGTGCCGCTGTTCCACCGCCGGGCCGGCCGGGTCGAGCTGGCCGACGCCGGCCGCACCCTCTACGACTACGCCCGCCGCATCCTCGACCTGCACGACGAGGCCCGTGCCGCCCTGGGCCTCGACACGCCCGGATCCGAGGGCGAGGTCCGCCTGGCCGCCAGCACCGTCCCCGCGGAGTGCCTGCTGCCGGAGCTGCTGGGGCGCTTCCGGGCCGCCCACCCCGGCATCCGGGTCGTCGCCGAGGTCTGCGACAGCGAGTCCGCCGTGGAGGCCCTGGAGCAGGGCAAGGCGACGATCGCCCTGGTCGGCCGCCCCGTCGCCGCCCCCTGGGCCGAGTCCTGGCCGTTCGCCTCCGACCGCCTGACGCTGGTCGTCTCGGGACGCCATGAGTGGGCGGGCCGGGCGTCCGTCTCGGCCGAGGAGCTGCGGACTCGGCCGCTGGCGGTGCGGGAGCCGGGCTCGGGCTCCCGCCGCTGCCTGGAGAAGGCCCTGGAGCCGCTGGGCCTGACGCTCGACGACCTCTCGGTGCTCCTGGAGCTGGGCAGCAATCCGGCGATCCGGGAGACGGCGGCACGGGGCGTCGTGGCGGCCTTCGCCTCCGCCCAGGCGGTCGCCGGGGAGCTGGCCTCGGGGCGGCTGCACGAGGTCGCCGTCGAGGGGCTCGGCGGGCTGGATCGGCTCCTCTACGTGGCCGTCGATCGCCGCCGGGCCTTGCCGCCGCCGGCCCGTGCCTTCCTCCGCTTCGTCCGGGAACAGCCCTCCCCGGCGACGGCCCCATAA